In a genomic window of Patescibacteria group bacterium:
- a CDS encoding pitrilysin family protein — translation MKFRKVDKLYQKKIINNGLRLLTIPVKATNVVTVLVLVKAGSRYELDEIAGISHFAEHMFFKGSEKRPSTLAIATAVDAVGGEMNAFTSKEFTGFYIKVSKDYLELALDVLSDLLQAPLFKPKEIEKEKGVIRQEINMYEDTPIKYVDDLIEVALYGDHPLGRLIIGDKKTVSGLNLEKLKKYLYNLYLAKNALVVVSGAFESEAKTQKLVAKYFHLPKTGKPAAFEKIRENQSEPKIICRTQKTEQSHLVLALRGYSARDPKKYILKVISVILGGAMSSRLFLEIREKRGLAYYIKASAPTYLDAGYLMIKAGLENTKVKAAIKIILKELTKLKTKKVAAAELKKAKEYIKGNVNLDIEDSFAQAQFYGLQELLLDKIKTPAEVFKLVDKVTPEDILKTANELFSDYNLNLAIIGPNFKPENFKNILTF, via the coding sequence TTGAAATTTAGAAAGGTTGATAAATTGTACCAAAAGAAAATAATCAATAATGGTTTGAGGCTATTAACTATCCCCGTCAAAGCAACTAATGTCGTGACGGTTTTAGTTTTAGTAAAAGCTGGTTCTCGTTATGAGCTCGATGAAATCGCCGGCATTTCCCATTTTGCCGAGCACATGTTTTTTAAAGGTTCTGAAAAAAGACCTTCAACTTTGGCAATTGCCACCGCGGTTGATGCGGTTGGCGGTGAGATGAACGCCTTTACCTCCAAAGAATTTACTGGTTTTTATATTAAAGTTTCCAAAGATTATCTTGAATTAGCCCTAGACGTACTTTCAGATTTATTACAAGCGCCGCTTTTTAAACCGAAAGAAATTGAAAAGGAAAAAGGAGTGATTAGGCAAGAAATTAATATGTATGAAGATACGCCAATTAAATATGTTGATGATTTGATTGAAGTGGCTTTATATGGCGATCATCCTTTGGGTAGATTAATTATTGGTGATAAAAAAACGGTGAGCGGTTTGAATTTAGAAAAACTTAAAAAATATTTATATAATTTATATTTAGCGAAAAATGCGTTGGTGGTGGTTTCGGGAGCATTTGAGTCTGAAGCTAAAACGCAAAAATTAGTGGCTAAATATTTTCATTTGCCAAAAACTGGAAAACCGGCAGCGTTTGAAAAAATTAGAGAAAATCAATCAGAACCGAAAATAATTTGCAGAACCCAAAAAACCGAACAAAGCCATTTAGTCTTGGCTTTGCGCGGTTATAGTGCTCGAGATCCTAAAAAATATATTCTTAAAGTGATTTCCGTGATTTTAGGCGGGGCAATGAGTAGCCGGTTGTTTTTGGAAATTCGCGAAAAGCGCGGCTTGGCCTATTATATTAAAGCCTCGGCACCGACTTATTTGGATGCCGGTTATTTAATGATCAAAGCTGGTTTGGAAAATACCAAAGTGAAAGCGGCAATTAAGATTATCTTGAAAGAACTAACCAAACTTAAAACCAAAAAAGTCGCCGCCGCAGAATTGAAAAAGGCAAAAGAATACATCAAAGGCAATGTTAATCTTGATATTGAGGATTCGTTTGCTCAAGCCCAATTTTATGGTTTACAGGAATTGCTTTTAGACAAAATCAAAACCCCAGCCGAGGTTTTTAAGCTGGTTGATAAAGTTACTCCCGAAGATATCTTAAAAACCGCCAATGAGCTATTTAGTGATTATAACTTGAATTTAGCGATAATCGGTCCCAATTTTAAACCAGAAAATTTTAAAAATATTTTAACTTTTTAA